The following are encoded together in the Methylomonas methanica MC09 genome:
- the phoU gene encoding phosphate signaling complex protein PhoU translates to MSNTTEHLVRGFDNEVKHVHKLSIEMTQLVTRQMAQALQALDEGNEALAEQVISLDENVDQYEVSIDSEVLNILARRNPVASDLRTLLSISKIAVELEKIGNDIVDFAGLVAYLFGPDTSNPNHALLLEISKFGNLVKSMLDRLILVLEKNDIQPAYSLLESERDCQNEFRDGIRQQFDFAIQDARRISRALTLMHMMKVLEGCGEHCCHIAEYMIFMKDSIDIRHGV, encoded by the coding sequence ATGTCTAATACTACTGAACACTTGGTGCGCGGTTTCGACAATGAAGTCAAACATGTTCATAAGCTGAGCATCGAAATGACGCAATTGGTCACCCGGCAAATGGCGCAAGCCCTGCAGGCGCTGGATGAGGGTAATGAGGCATTAGCCGAGCAGGTGATAAGCCTTGATGAAAATGTCGATCAATACGAGGTGAGCATCGATAGCGAGGTACTCAATATCCTGGCCCGCCGCAATCCGGTAGCCAGCGATTTGCGTACCCTACTTTCCATATCCAAAATAGCGGTCGAGCTGGAAAAAATCGGTAACGACATTGTCGATTTTGCCGGCTTGGTGGCGTATCTATTCGGCCCGGACACCAGCAATCCCAATCACGCGCTGCTGCTGGAAATTTCCAAATTCGGCAACCTGGTGAAAAGCATGCTGGACAGACTAATTCTGGTTCTGGAAAAAAACGACATACAACCGGCCTACAGCCTGCTTGAGAGTGAACGGGATTGTCAAAACGAATTCCGGGACGGTATCCGACAACAGTTTGATTTCGCCATTCAGGATGCCCGCCGCATCAGCCGGGCGCTGACCCTGATGCATATGATGAAAGTGCTGGAAGGCTGCGGCGAACATTGCTGCCACATTGCCGAATACATGATTTTCATGAAAGACAGTATCGACATTCGG